In Crinalium epipsammum PCC 9333, the genomic window GGCTGCACTGCAACCACCGTTGCAGCGAACCTTATTATTAGCAAAGCTAGACGAAACAGCAGAGTATGAAGGGAACTCTTATCCACTGTTTGCCAATCGTTGGTCAAATGGCATTGCTCCTGAAGGTTACCGTAATATCGAAAGTTTTTATTTGGAAGGAACAGTACCTGTCTGGAACTTTGCTTGTGGAGGTGCTTTATTAGAGAAACGTATCTGGATGCAGCCTGGATCTGATACGACATACATTCATTATTACTTGCGGCGAGCCAAGCGATCGCTTAAATTATCAATCAAGGCATTTGTTAATTACCGCGATTATCACAGCAGAACCCACGCTCAAGAAGGGTCTGCCAAGGATTGGCGCATGAATGTAACCGCGATTGAGCATGGAATTGGTGTCACAGTGTTTCCAGAAGCACAACCTTTATACTTGTTGACAGATAGCGGCACTGCCTCACTTAATAACGAATGGTACTACGGATTTGAACTTGCAGCCGAAAAGGAACGGGGACTCAACGATATAGACGATCATCTTCACCCAGCAACTTTTGAAGCCACACTGGAGCCTGGAAGCTCATTTACTTTTGTGGCTAGTAGGCAGCAAAATCCTAATTTGAACGGTGCATTAGCCTTAGATTTACGTCACCAGTACGAGCAAAAGCTAATCGCAGATTGGCAAGCTAAACGATCGCCACAAGCACCTCAAGCTCCTGATTGGGTGCAGCAACTTGTCCTCGCTAGCGATCAGTTTATTGTTGAGCGACAAGACGGAAAAACTATTATCGCTGGTTATCCCTGGTTTACTGATTGGGGTCGCGATACCATGATTAGTCTACCTGGTCTAACTCTTGCCACTAATCGTCCCCAAATTGCAGAGTCCATTCTTCGTACTTTTGGCAAATATATCAGTCAAGGAATGTTGCCCAATCGTTTCCCCGACGATAATCAGCCACCCACAGAAGATTACTACAATACAGTGGATGCAACACTGTGGTATTTTGAAGCCATCCGCCTTTACGTTGCTACGACTGGTGATGACAAGCTATTAGCAGATTTATTTCCCAAGCTGGCGGAGATTGTAGAATTCCACCGTCAAGGAACACGCTACAATATTCACCTCGATCCCAGTGATGGATTGCTTTATGCAGGGCAAAAAGGAGTGCAGCTAACTTGGATGGATGCCAAAGTCGGTGATTGGGTGGTTACTCCTCGCATTGGCAAGCCTATAGAAGTGAATGCCCTTTGGTATAACGCTTTGCGAACAATGTCCCAGTTCGCCCAAAAATTAGGCAAACCCGATCAAGACTACAATGCAATGGCTGATGCCACACAACTTGGTTTTAGTCGTTTCTGGAATGATGCCAAGGGATACTGTTTTGATGTTTTAGACGCGCCAAATGGTAACGATGCTTCTTTACGACCAAATCAAATCTTCGCTGTATCCTTAAAAGAAAGTCCCCTCAATCTTGAACAACAACGGCAAGTAGTAGAAGCGTGTGAGCGATCGCTTTTAACTTCTCACGGATTGCGTAGTCTTGCACCTGACGATCCACAATATATCGCTCATTATGGAGGAGATCAACTTCATCGTGATGCCGCCTATCACCAAGGAACCGTTTGGCAATGGTTAATTGGTTCGTTTGTCCTAGCTCATTTGCGTGTGTTCAACAACCCATCCGTTGCTCGTCAATTTCTAGAACCGATGCAACATCACCTCTACGCGGCTGGAATTGGAACTATTAGTGAAATATCTCATGGTGATGCACCAATGGAACCAAAGGGTTGTATTGCTCAAGCTTGGTCAGTTGCAGAAGTACTCCGCGCTTGGCTGGCTACGGAAAGATAATTTAGGCTATCTTTTATCAAAACAAGTGCAAGGGTAGATATTTGGAATATGTTGCACTATCTTTGGGAAGATGATCTTTTAAGTTTAATAAATACTGAATGTATAAGCGGCGATCGCTATTTAATGGCAGTCAAGTAGATTTTTGAAGATAGTACACCAATAAGCACAACGAAACCTAACGCTCTGCGAAAATAATTAACACCTTCAAATAATTCCTGCCACGCCCAAG contains:
- a CDS encoding amylo-alpha-1,6-glucosidase, with amino-acid sequence MSINFGREICGNLDAAESREWLVTNGLGSYASGTVAGVLTRGYHGLLVAALQPPLQRTLLLAKLDETAEYEGNSYPLFANRWSNGIAPEGYRNIESFYLEGTVPVWNFACGGALLEKRIWMQPGSDTTYIHYYLRRAKRSLKLSIKAFVNYRDYHSRTHAQEGSAKDWRMNVTAIEHGIGVTVFPEAQPLYLLTDSGTASLNNEWYYGFELAAEKERGLNDIDDHLHPATFEATLEPGSSFTFVASRQQNPNLNGALALDLRHQYEQKLIADWQAKRSPQAPQAPDWVQQLVLASDQFIVERQDGKTIIAGYPWFTDWGRDTMISLPGLTLATNRPQIAESILRTFGKYISQGMLPNRFPDDNQPPTEDYYNTVDATLWYFEAIRLYVATTGDDKLLADLFPKLAEIVEFHRQGTRYNIHLDPSDGLLYAGQKGVQLTWMDAKVGDWVVTPRIGKPIEVNALWYNALRTMSQFAQKLGKPDQDYNAMADATQLGFSRFWNDAKGYCFDVLDAPNGNDASLRPNQIFAVSLKESPLNLEQQRQVVEACERSLLTSHGLRSLAPDDPQYIAHYGGDQLHRDAAYHQGTVWQWLIGSFVLAHLRVFNNPSVARQFLEPMQHHLYAAGIGTISEISHGDAPMEPKGCIAQAWSVAEVLRAWLATER